The nucleotide sequence ACTCTCCATGCAGCTCAACATCGAGTTCTTCGACCTGAACGACATTCCCCTGGACTTGCGGCTCAAGGTGCTGATCAACCCTCGCTTCGCCGTGAAGCACCTCGTGGTGCCGCTGACCCGGGTGGGCTCGACCCTGGTCGTGGCCATGGACGATCCGACCCAGACGGGGATCATCGACGACCTGCGCTCGGGGACGGGCTGCGAGATCGAGGTGGTCACCTGCACCAGCAGCGACATCCGGCGGGCCCTGGAGATGCTGTACGAGGGGCGGACCCCGGCCGCCGGCGGCTGGAGCGAGCCCGTGCCCATCGTGGACGAGCCGCACGTGGCCTCCCTGGAGGACATCGGTCAGCTCTCCAGCGAGCTGTCCCCACGCCGAGAATGGACGGAAGCCTTCGAGGGCCAGAGCGGCTTCGAAAGCGCCAACGTGGCGCTCCGGACGCTCTTGCGAATGGCCATCAACCACGGGGCTTCGGACATTCACCTCGAGCAGGTGGACCGCCGGCTGCAGATCCGTTTCCGGATCGACGGGGTGCTGCAGGAGCTGCCCCTGGGCTCCCTGGAGGAGCAGATCGATCTGGACCGGAGCAAGATCCTGTCGCGGCTGAAGATCCTGAGCAAGCTCGACATCGCCGAGAAGCGCCGGCCCCAGGACGGCAGCTTCCGAGCCCGGATGGAGCGAGACGGCCAGGCGGCCAACATCGACTTCCGCATCTCGGTCATTCCCGGGTACTACGGCGAGAACGCGACCATCCGCATCCTCGACCCCCGGGGCCTGCCGCACTCGGTGGAGGCGCTGGGCCTGGCCGAGCCCGTCACCGTCGGGCTGCGCCAGCTCCTGCGCTCGCCGACGGGCATCATCCTGGTGACGGGCCCGACCGGCTCGGGCAAGAGCACGACGCTGTTCGCCGCGCTCAAGAGCCTGTACCGACCCGGCATCAAGATCCTCACGGCCGAGAACCCGATCGAGTACGTGTGCGACGGCTTCAGCCAGCACGAGGTGAACGAGCGCCTCGGCAACACCTTCGCCAAGTATCTGGGGGCGTTCCTGCGCCACGACCCGGATGTGATCATGATCGGGGAGATCCGCGACAGCGAGACCGCCGAGCTCGCGTTCCAGGCCGCTCAGACCGGCCACCTCGTCCTCAGCACGCTGCATACGAACGACGCCATCGCCGCCCTGACGCGGCTGACGGATCTCGGCGTCGACTCGACCCTCATCGCGCCCTCGCTGCTGGGGGTGCTGGCCCAGCGGCTGGTGCGCCGGATCTGCGCGGAGTGCAAGGAGCCCTACACGCCGTCGCCCGAGCTGCTCGCCCAGTTGTTCGAGGCGCCGCCCGACGACGTGTGCTGGTATCGCGGTCGCGGCTGCCGCGAATGCCACTTCACCGGGTACCGGGGGCGGCTGGTGCTGGCCGAGCTGTGGACTCCCACCGATGGCGATATCGTCCTGATTAACCGCGGCGCGCCCATCGAGGAGATCCGCGCGAACGCCCGGCGGACGACGCGATTCCTCGCCGAGGACGCCGCCGAGAAGCTGCGCCGGGGCCAGACGAGCCTCGAGGAGCTGATCCGGGCGCTGCCCCACACGACCCTGCGCGGGTTGCGATCGGTGAAGCTCTAGCCGCGTCGGCGCGGGCAAGCGCAACAAATCCAACCGCTTAGGTGCGAGACGTTCGATTTCCTGCAGGACGTGCGACCGCCCCGTGCTTGTCTGGAAATGATGTCCGACCGAGCGCGACCCGCACCTCCGACGCCACGCCGGCTCCTGCTCGTCCTGGCCCTGGCCTCCGGGGCCGTCTCGCTCGTCTATCAGATCGTGTGGATGCGGCGCCTGGTGCTGGTCTTCGGAAGCGCCACGCTGGCCACCAGCACGATCCTGGTGGTGTTCCTCGGAGGCCTGGCGCTCGGCGCGTGGGCACTGGGCCGGGCGGCCGACCGCCACGCCACGCGCGCGCTCGCCATCTACGGACTGGTGGAAGTCGGGATCGGGCTCTACGCGCTCGCCATCCCCTGGGTATTCCACGGTGTGGAAGAGCTCTACTTGACCGCCTACTCCGGGCTGGAGCGCTGGCCCGGGTTGTACGTAGGCTTGCAGTTCATCCTCAGCACGCTGGCCATCTTGCCTCCGGCGACGCTCATGGGCGGCACCGTGCCGCTGCTCGCGCGCGGCGTCGCCGGCCGGGGGGATGCGACCGGGGGCGTGGGAACCCTCTACGGCTGGAACACGCTCGGAGCGGCTCTGGGCGCCGGCCTGGCGACCTACGCTCTGCTTCCCACGATCGGGCTGAGGGTCGCCG is from Candidatus Methylomirabilota bacterium and encodes:
- a CDS encoding ATPase, T2SS/T4P/T4SS family — encoded protein: MTTLREAKNGVREAKIGELLVAERIITPEQLQEALGLQARLETYVPLGHLLVARRVITRRQLKVIAQLHRRRSRLGQILLNSRCISAEQLALALAEQKGAGLPLGEMLVRLGHASEQQIRRALSMQLNIEFFDLNDIPLDLRLKVLINPRFAVKHLVVPLTRVGSTLVVAMDDPTQTGIIDDLRSGTGCEIEVVTCTSSDIRRALEMLYEGRTPAAGGWSEPVPIVDEPHVASLEDIGQLSSELSPRREWTEAFEGQSGFESANVALRTLLRMAINHGASDIHLEQVDRRLQIRFRIDGVLQELPLGSLEEQIDLDRSKILSRLKILSKLDIAEKRRPQDGSFRARMERDGQAANIDFRISVIPGYYGENATIRILDPRGLPHSVEALGLAEPVTVGLRQLLRSPTGIILVTGPTGSGKSTTLFAALKSLYRPGIKILTAENPIEYVCDGFSQHEVNERLGNTFAKYLGAFLRHDPDVIMIGEIRDSETAELAFQAAQTGHLVLSTLHTNDAIAALTRLTDLGVDSTLIAPSLLGVLAQRLVRRICAECKEPYTPSPELLAQLFEAPPDDVCWYRGRGCRECHFTGYRGRLVLAELWTPTDGDIVLINRGAPIEEIRANARRTTRFLAEDAAEKLRRGQTSLEELIRALPHTTLRGLRSVKL